From the genome of Solanum lycopersicum chromosome 7, SLM_r2.1:
TACTACTTCCAATACTTTGGTATATCTGCTTCCTCTTTGGTTGTTTTGTTTCCTTGGAATCTATATGTTTATATTGTGTTGGAATGGACAGAACTTTGTAACTATCTTACGAGTAGTTCGGCTTTtatttgacttacttcttaaataTTAGGACACAGTTAAGTATGTCGAGAATCAGGTGCAAACTGTTGGTGCAAACATGAAAAAGTTTTACTCTGGTGTGGTGCCAGAGTTTCTTATCCCTGTGGACAGTCATGTAAAAAAAGAAGCACAGGCTGTCAATGAGAAGCCAAAGCACGCCAGTGACACTCATACTAGTTCAGTGGCCAACACTACTCAGAACCCTATCCAAGAGAAATCATGTCAGAATCAGAATTCCCTTGAAAGTCATGCTGCTTCAACTTCAACTGAACTTGATGGTGTAGCTTCTGAAGAAGCAGAAATTGATCTTTCTGTAGGAAATGAGTGTGCCACTGCGATTTGTAAGAACTCATGTAATGTTTTTAAAGAGAATATGACAAGGGAGGAAGCACTGGTAGTTGACAAACCAAGTACTTCAGAAGACAGAGTTTCATCTGAATCCTGTTCTGACAAAGATTCGAAAGATACCATGTGCTATAGCTTTTCAGATGATGGTAAGTGTTTTTCTGATGTATCAAGCTCTCAGATTATACGACAAGATGATATGGTCGGGGAGGAACAACCACTTGCTAAGGGATCAAGTTCATTTTTGGATAATTTGTCTACATCACAACTCACGGCCtctattaatgaaaaaatgttTGATACTTCTCCTGATGCTATCAACTGTATTTCTAATGTATCAAGTAGTCAAATGGTTTTGCAACGGAACATCACTAGGGAGGTGGAACCTGTCACTGATCAATCAATTTCCTTTGGAGATATGGCTCTATCAAAGTCATTATCATTTTCAATGGAGGAAAGTGAAGGAAATCCCACCATGACTAAGTTACAACGTCCAACTTCAGTTTATGATACAGAACTTAGGACCAACCCAGAGGATGAGAGCATTTCCAATGCTTCAATAACTCTGACGAATTTGCAAGACAATATCATCAGTGAGGATCGACTTGCATCCAAGGAATCAAGTTTTGTCAAAGATAAAAGTTTGCCACTAACCCCAGCATTTGCATCTGTTATACCTCCTTCACGAAATGATGCAGGATTTGGGGCGTCCATTGCCGCGAGTAAGAGTTTTTTGGGTGATGTTACTTTTGTATCTGAAGAGTCTAGTACAACCTTGGCATTAGAAGATGCTCCAAGCGCACTTCAGTCATCTGAACTTGTACTTTCTCGTGTTATGGAGAACAAAAGTATGGATGTTGACACTGGAATATCAAACTGTTCTCTGTTAAAAGAATCTTCAAGCCTGTCAACTTCCTCAATTGGAAACTGTATGCAGGAAGCCGAGTCTGATTTAAGTATCTTCACTGGCCACTCATCTGCCTTGCCTACTTCCTTAGTGAGTGCAAACAATGTTGTTTCTGCCAATCCAGTTCTCTCAAGTACTCTGTTGACAGATTTCAGTGGTAAGTGGATTCCTCTTTCAACCCTCTGGTCTAGTAGTAAACGATAAACAATGTCCAGTTTTTTGTTCTCTCTGTTTctactttcttttttctttctattgtaTCCATTGCTTCAATAGATTTCTCCTTTTGCAGAAGTAAATGCCTCTAGTTCTCACGAGTTGGTTGGAAATGGTAGGTCCGTTCAAAATGACCTCGAGTGTTGTCCAAGCCCTCAGCTGATATATCCCGCAGAAATAGGTACTATATGGAGGaactttgtttttttcttctttctctccttTGAAATTCGTGTGTTTCTAACAAAGTCACAATCAAACTACGGCAATGTAGCTGAGATGATGATGCATGTATTAAACGATGAGAATAATGAGAAATGAGTGCAAACTCAGTTCTTTGCTGCAATACATGCTTACTACGTAGTAGTTGATTGCCTGTGTGTGCTGCAGGGATGCTATAACATATCATTTTCCCGGAAGGAGAGTTCACAGTTTAATTGTGGGTTTGAAAATTTGAGCTCTATAAGGCAGCATCATATgatcaaaatgaaattaatcagTCCCATATTTTCCTTGTTCTCCTCCCCTcccatataaaaaagaaatgaaaaaggaaatttgaGGGTGAAGGGATGATACTGACTCGAATGCTTTGTCTACTTCTTTTCAGTATACCGAAATGAATATTGTTGGATCAGCTGTATCTCTGCGAGTATAAGACTTATGGAAGAATAAAAGggttgtgggatttcactagagGAACCTCTGTGGTTCGTGCTGCTCCTCTTGGACTCTATTTTAACCTATGGCCTTCGACATAACCtatgttcttttttctttattttttgcgTCCGGGTATATTGTTGTTGAAGAATAAAAGGATTGTTCTTTTATAGAATTGACAGAAGATTTCTGGATGATATTCCTTCTTCAGAAAGATCATACCAGTTGATCGCTACTTCATTTAATATTGTATCCTCATCATTTCATAGAACGCATAGTATTTTGAGATTTAATATCAGTATTTGGCCAAGTCTACCTGAATAAGGTTTGATCTGTTTCATGGAGGTATAAATTAGCGAGGATTGATGCGGATCCATTAGAAAAAATTTGGTGGTTTATAGGTTGGGAGTAAATAACGTGGAATTATACATGGTCATGGATACTACTTTCTTCAGATTGGTGGCTTGCTTCTCAAATTTGAGCATCTGTATCTTTGCTTTTCATCTGAGATCTACTTACTGCTTGATGTATTTTTGCAGGATGTATGAATGATAGCTCCATTGATCTTCCGGGCATGGAAACAATTGATCTAACTGATAAGGAATTGCCCAAGGAAAGTTGTGCCTTCATTGACTACAAATTACACCATCTCGTTTCTTCTAGGCCAAGAAAATATAAGTCGTACAAGGTAACGTCTCTATTTATAAGCTTCCCTTCTACTTCAAATCCTGAACTCAATTAACGTTCAACTTTATCTGCTATACTACAGGAATTGATACAGGAGGCATTTGCTCCTCGAAAGAGAAGAATAAAGGAATACGAGCAATTGGCTGTTTTGTATGCAGACGTGGATGCTGAAACGAGCCAGCACGTTGAGCTCTCTCAATTACCTTCTCTTCCTTCACCATGTTTACACTCAACGGAATCGTCCACATGCAACATCTGTGAACCTGAGTGGGAGCTCCTGTAAATGAGCCTTTTTTCCTGTGAAAACAACCCCATGATAATAATTTCTGCTGAGAAGTCTCTCTTTGTAAAGGTTCCGCTATAACGGTTAGCATAATTGAGCTAATCATTAGTCCTACTGTGAGATTAATGGTAGAAACTACATCTTATTTTTCCCTTTCATATAATAAGATAaca
Proteins encoded in this window:
- the LOC101264446 gene encoding uncharacterized protein LOC101264446, yielding MEKSRSKSWVGSIYHKFEVVCQEVDEFVTKDTVKYVENQVQTVGANMKKFYSGVVPEFLIPVDSHVKKEAQAVNEKPKHASDTHTSSVANTTQNPIQEKSCQNQNSLESHAASTSTELDGVASEEAEIDLSVGNECATAICKNSCNVFKENMTREEALVVDKPSTSEDRVSSESCSDKDSKDTMCYSFSDDGKCFSDVSSSQIIRQDDMVGEEQPLAKGSSSFLDNLSTSQLTASINEKMFDTSPDAINCISNVSSSQMVLQRNITREVEPVTDQSISFGDMALSKSLSFSMEESEGNPTMTKLQRPTSVYDTELRTNPEDESISNASITLTNLQDNIISEDRLASKESSFVKDKSLPLTPAFASVIPPSRNDAGFGASIAASKSFLGDVTFVSEESSTTLALEDAPSALQSSELVLSRVMENKSMDVDTGISNCSLLKESSSLSTSSIGNCMQEAESDLSIFTGHSSALPTSLVSANNVVSANPVLSSTLLTDFSEVNASSSHELVGNGRSVQNDLECCPSPQLIYPAEIGCMNDSSIDLPGMETIDLTDKELPKESCAFIDYKLHHLVSSRPRKYKSYKELIQEAFAPRKRRIKEYEQLAVLYADVDAETSQHVELSQLPSLPSPCLHSTESSTCNICEPEWELL